A genomic segment from Streptosporangium roseum DSM 43021 encodes:
- a CDS encoding class I SAM-dependent methyltransferase, with amino-acid sequence MTALTRKVLLSPLLSAYGADKWHLRGFHTTNYKKVAVALAREVPGSSRVVVEVGCGLGDIVSRVKADKKFGYDVDSATISCARLLGRLRRPDTSYRVGSFDSLVHLECESIDLLIAMGWLHYMPDEWIEENLRSLLKNKPVQYIMVDEFPGQRGRIETMMKAFGTLVRQESDWQDGKIVLLFQCDR; translated from the coding sequence GTGACCGCGCTGACCCGTAAGGTCCTCCTGTCTCCCCTGCTGTCGGCGTACGGCGCGGACAAGTGGCATCTCAGGGGGTTCCACACGACGAACTACAAGAAGGTCGCCGTAGCCCTCGCCCGGGAGGTGCCCGGATCGTCCCGGGTGGTCGTGGAGGTCGGCTGCGGTCTGGGTGACATCGTGAGCAGGGTGAAGGCCGACAAGAAGTTCGGATACGACGTGGACTCGGCGACGATTTCGTGCGCGAGGCTCCTGGGAAGGCTGCGTCGCCCGGACACCTCTTACCGGGTGGGGAGTTTCGACTCCCTCGTCCACCTGGAGTGCGAGTCCATAGATCTGCTGATCGCGATGGGCTGGCTCCACTACATGCCGGACGAGTGGATCGAGGAGAACCTGCGTTCACTGCTCAAGAACAAGCCCGTGCAGTACATCATGGTGGATGAGTTTCCGGGGCAGCGCGGCAGAATCGAGACGATGATGAAGGCCTTCGGCACACTCGTCAGGCAGGAGTCCGACTGGCAGGACGGAAAAATCGTCCTCCTGTTTCAGTGTGACCGGTGA
- a CDS encoding polysaccharide deacetylase family protein has product MEADDQWSRSSTVTTENAKHLPRFQSLCEKHGMRPTYLTEWAMAQDPVFQEFGASVVDRDAGEIGMHLHSWTTPPSVPLTSMDHVHHPFLIEFPENVIREKVRMATEVLEDMFQVSMVSHRAGRWALDERYAKILVEHGYLVDCSVTPHVSWSGNRGAPAGRGPRDYSDFPRNAYFVDLECIGREGDSPLLEVPMTIVPSPWRQSWKGVDRLISRSSTAKRLMNRVSPEVKWMRPDGRNRTDLLRIAAQAPAAACDHVEFMLHSSEMMPGGSPYFRTGRSIEGLFDDMEELFEFAAERFQPLTLAEYHARISQAAGRR; this is encoded by the coding sequence GTGGAAGCCGATGATCAATGGAGCCGGTCATCGACGGTCACGACAGAGAACGCCAAGCATCTGCCGAGATTCCAGTCGCTGTGCGAAAAACACGGGATGCGCCCTACATATCTGACGGAATGGGCAATGGCCCAGGACCCCGTGTTCCAGGAGTTCGGCGCGTCCGTTGTCGATCGTGACGCCGGTGAGATCGGAATGCATCTGCACTCCTGGACCACTCCCCCGTCGGTCCCCCTGACGAGCATGGACCATGTGCACCACCCCTTTCTGATCGAGTTCCCGGAGAACGTCATCAGGGAGAAGGTACGGATGGCGACCGAGGTCCTGGAAGACATGTTCCAGGTGTCCATGGTGAGTCACCGCGCCGGCAGATGGGCGCTCGACGAGCGATACGCGAAGATCCTGGTCGAACACGGATACCTCGTCGACTGCTCCGTGACACCGCATGTCTCCTGGAGCGGAAACCGGGGCGCGCCTGCGGGCCGAGGGCCGAGAGACTACTCAGACTTTCCCCGGAACGCGTATTTCGTCGATCTCGAATGCATCGGCAGAGAAGGCGACTCGCCCCTTCTCGAGGTGCCCATGACCATAGTCCCCAGCCCGTGGAGGCAGTCCTGGAAGGGGGTCGACAGATTAATCTCCCGCAGCAGCACGGCGAAACGCCTCATGAACCGGGTCTCGCCCGAGGTCAAATGGATGAGGCCTGACGGCAGGAACAGAACCGACCTGTTGCGGATCGCCGCCCAGGCGCCGGCGGCGGCGTGCGACCATGTGGAATTCATGCTCCATTCGTCGGAGATGATGCCCGGCGGGAGCCCGTACTTCCGCACGGGCCGAAGCATCGAGGGGCTGTTCGACGACATGGAGGAGCTCTTCGAATTCGCCGCCGAGAGGTTCCAGCCCCTGACCTTGGCCGAGTATCACGCTCGGATCTCCCAGGCCGCGGGCCGGAGATAG